DNA sequence from the Bombus pyrosoma isolate SC7728 linkage group LG12, ASM1482585v1, whole genome shotgun sequence genome:
TAAGTATAAACCTATGTgaatgagaaatttaattctcttACTATTCTTGTTccatacaataaatatattaaagtttgCGGAATTTTAGCAGGAGCTTCTTTCACAATGGATAAAAtaggataaatatttacatattgtataacaaaaatataagttGCAAACATAAAAAAAGCTGTTCTAAAATGCCACTGctagtgaaatatttttttttatagaaaattgttttcttagATCACTAATTATCAATTATGCTTCTTAAACAATATACttgtaagaatattatatcttttacttaAATAGAAATGTAGCTCATATTGACTATCAAATAGATGTTTTGTAAACAATATTCTCTGTCCGTGCCAATGTATCATACATCATTTTGTATCccatatatttcattcattcattttttccctaaaacatttttttccccTAAATAATAGTCTTCTCTGTTTAATGGaggttttatataaaataggtACTAGAGCAAGTACATCCTAGTCTTGAAGCACGACAAGATGCCTTAGACTACGTTGAGAGCTTAATCTTAAGGCTGTTGGGAATGCTTTGTGGTCATCCTCCACCACACACACCTCAAGATGTGGAAGAAAGAGTAAGACGTACTTTTCCTACTCCCATTGACAGATGGGCACTTAGAGATGCAAGAGATGCcttggaaaaaggaaaaaagaaatcaccACTAGTTCTTCCAGTTGACAAAATTCATCAACTATTACAAAAAGTAattaggaaattaaatttattttatgttttatttttatatatttatccacagatattataatcttgtatttttacattgaCAGGAAGTATTACaacaaaaaattgatttacaaGTTAGTCTTTTTGTAGTAGGAGTCTTGGAATATATTTCAGCAGATATTTTGAAGGTTGGTAAAAgctattatcatttatttttatcaatattctGTTTTGTATAACTCTTTTATATGTTATTCGTTAACACTAATTCCTGAAAATGTTTAagactattttcttttcagcTAGCTGGAAACTATGTCAAGAATATACGCCATGTAGAGATATCTTGCGAAGATATAAGGGTTGCAATGTGTGCAGATAtggtaacatttttaaaaagcatGATATTTATGCTACGTTTGTATACTAAATGTATCAATAATCGCGTGATGAATGTTGAGTAATTTAGTGATCTATTAATAGGTATTAATGGACTTATTTTATCAAGATGATTATGCAGAGGGTCCACAAAGTGGTTTAGGTGCAGTGGTTTCTCAGACTTATGAAGAATCTGTTCGAGATCTCATACACGACGAACGTCATTATTTACGTGATCTCCATATGATCATTAAGGTGAAATATCTTATTAGTCGGTGAAATGTAGTTGTTAATccatgaaaaattgaattatccCACTTTTTAAATAGGTTTTTCGGGAAGAAATCGCAAAATTAGCACAAGATAGAACTGAGATTGAAACCCTTTTCAGTAATATTATGGACATTTACGAAGTTACTGTAACGTTACTTGGTAGTTTAGAAGATATAATGGAAATTACTGAAGAGAAACAAACACCTACTGTTGGGTCATGTTTTGAAGAACTGGCAGAAGCAGCAGAATTTGATGTTTATATAAAGTatgcaaaaagaaattactggttttaataagtataattatatatatttcttttgaatcataaatgaaaatgttcatATTAGGTATGCAAAAGACATTAATAGTCTAGCTAGTCGAGaagttttaacaaatttattatcaagGCCTGAAGCTAATGCTGCGTTAAGAGCAGCAGGTCATGGTTTTAAAGAAGCtgtcaaatattatttgccaAAACTTTTATTACAACCAATATGGCATTGTTTTTTGTACTTCCATTACATAAAGGTacattttaaatcattttacatttacatattattgtaCACATTATtctaattcaataatattttgataatatttcatcTAGGTATTACAAAAACGTACACCAAATATAGAAGATGGTGAAACATTGGAACAAGTACAAGGTCTTTTAAATCCACTGCAGATGGAATTATTGCAATCTATGGCGAGTCTTCCAAAAAAAGATACAGGTCTGCGAATGCAGAGTAGAGCAAGGAGACAAGCTGCACTAGAGAAAACTAGTGAATTACAAAAAACTGTTGATGGTTGGGATCAGAGAGACGTCGGACAATGTTGTAATGAATTTATACGTggtatgaaaaaaatatacgttattattttattactttttacataagttatatgaaagtatattttcgctattttttatgtatagaGGATATGTTGTGGAAAGTAAGTAATGGAAGAAGGCTAACGGAACGAAGGGCTCTTCTTTTCGATGGTTTATTAGTTCTTTGTAAACCAAGTGGTGGCAAAAGAGTTAGCGTTACGGTTGCAGCGGTTGGTGTGGTGGGTCATCCACCTCATCAAGGCGAACTGCgtttaaaagaaagattttttattagaaaagttGATATTATCGACAAAGAGGATACTGAAGGTAagttttaaaaagtaataatcttaatattaaatttgtattgtatAACTAGATtacatgtaattatttttatagaattaaaaaatgcctTTGAAATTGCACCAAGGGACCACCCTAATGTTATTCTTGTTGCCAAATCCgtcgaagataaaaatagtTGGATGGCGGATCTTGTAATGTTGAATACAAAGAGTATGTTAGAAAGAACTTTGGACAGTATCCTTTTGGATGAAGAAAGGAAACATCCCTTAAGGTTACCTCCAccacatttatataaatttgccGAACAAGATAGTccagaaaatattgttttggAAGCGAGAGAAAATGGAGGTGTTCCATTAATTAAGGGCGCAACTTTGGTTAAATTGGTAGAAAGATTAACTTATCATATATATGCTGATCCAGCTTTTGTACGGACATTCCTTACTACTTATAGGTATGTGGATTCATACCTTTACTTTGGTATGTGAATTCtttaacgaataaattgtGTTCCTTTTTTGTAGGAGTTTTTGCTCACCTCAAGAACTGTTGATATTGTTAATCGAAAGATTCGACATACCAGATCCTTCTTTAGTTTACGGtgaggaagaaaaatcttcTGGTTGTAAAACAACTGCTAGGGAAGATTggaaaagatatagaaaagaattttgtcAACCTGTTCAATTTAgagttttaaatgttttaagaCATTGGgttagtaatatttaaatatatttgctctaaattattgtattacattttttaagtgATCATAATATCTTGAATGTTTCCCATACTAGGTTGATCatcatttttatgattttgaaCGCGATAGAAATCTTTTAGAAAGATTGCAGTTGTTTTTAGACACAGTAAGTGGAAAATCAATGAGAAAATGGGTGGAttcagtaataaaaattgtgcAAAGGAAATGCGAACCTTCAGAACAACGACCTATTACATTTAGCTTCGAACGATCTCCACCACCTATTGAGTGGCACCTAAAAGTTCCTGAAGAAGAATGGGGAATATTAACGGTAATACATTAACAATGTAAAACTGATAATATGGTAACATTATAATCGTAACTAAtatgttatttgtattatgtagacaagtaaattattttccaataattacaGTTACATCCAATTGAATTAGCGAGGCAATTAACTCTACTAGAGTTCGAATTGTACAGAACTGTAAAGCCTTCGGAATTAGTTGGGTCAGTATGGACTAAGAAAGATAAGGAAAAGACATCACCAAATTTACTGAAAATGATAAAGCACACAACAAACGTAAGCTACCTACATTATGCTCtatattagtttttattttgtatattttgaatttaacaaattaaatcaCTTCTTTACTCTGTAGTTTACACGGTGGCTTGAAAAAACCATAGTAGAAGCTGAAAATTTAGAGGAGAGAGTTGCAATTGTATCACGAACAATTGAAATTATGATGGTGCTTCAAGATCTTAATAACTTTAATGGCGTATTAGCAATTGTTAGCGCAATGGGATCTGCGTCCGTTTTTAggttaaaatttacatttcaagtatgttcttttgttatttagtGTTATCGATTAACTCGAACCAAGCagagttatatattttattgtatttacagCAAATACCAGCACGACTGGAAAAGGCTCTA
Encoded proteins:
- the LOC122573405 gene encoding protein son of sevenless isoform X4, which encodes MFSSPASVVGEPSGYDFQKEENAAKWKGVFVNSLRKVLEQVHPSLEARQDALDYVESLILRLLGMLCGHPPPHTPQDVEERVRRTFPTPIDRWALRDARDALEKGKKKSPLVLPVDKIHQLLQKEVLQQKIDLQVSLFVVGVLEYISADILKLAGNYVKNIRHVEISCEDIRVAMCADMVLMDLFYQDDYAEGPQSGLGAVVSQTYEESVRDLIHDERHYLRDLHMIIKVFREEIAKLAQDRTEIETLFSNIMDIYEVTVTLLGSLEDIMEITEEKQTPTVGSCFEELAEAAEFDVYIKYAKDINSLASREVLTNLLSRPEANAALRAAGHGFKEAVKYYLPKLLLQPIWHCFLYFHYIKVLQKRTPNIEDGETLEQVQGLLNPLQMELLQSMASLPKKDTGLRMQSRARRQAALEKTSELQKTVDGWDQRDVGQCCNEFIREDMLWKVSNGRRLTERRALLFDGLLVLCKPSGGKRVSVTVAAVGVVGHPPHQGELRLKERFFIRKVDIIDKEDTEELKNAFEIAPRDHPNVILVAKSVEDKNSWMADLVMLNTKSMLERTLDSILLDEERKHPLRLPPPHLYKFAEQDSPENIVLEARENGGVPLIKGATLVKLVERLTYHIYADPAFVRTFLTTYRSFCSPQELLILLIERFDIPDPSLVYGEEEKSSGCKTTAREDWKRYRKEFCQPVQFRVLNVLRHWVDHHFYDFERDRNLLERLQLFLDTVSGKSMRKWVDSVIKIVQRKCEPSEQRPITFSFERSPPPIEWHLKVPEEEWGILTLHPIELARQLTLLEFELYRTVKPSELVGSVWTKKDKEKTSPNLLKMIKHTTNFTRWLEKTIVEAENLEERVAIVSRTIEIMMVLQDLNNFNGVLAIVSAMGSASVFRLKFTFQQIPARLEKALEEARELNNGHFRKYQEKLRSINPPCVPFFGMYLTNILHIEEGNPDYLRGSPELINFSKRRKVAEITGEIQQYQNQPYCLSVEPRIRHFIENLSPFDPNMKEADISNYLYNKSLEVEPRGCRQPPRVSRKWPDLNLKSPGIKARSLSGKLPAPLQAVASSVRLHDPPPEAPPPELPETPPHASHITVSHIGDHTVFAPVLLGGTAQPPGSPGPLSMSGLSISSPGSSPQLGSPGHLPIPHHQPQNSHFGFNSGTIGVMGALTGMPSSGGSPGAAIPPPPSPSHVPPCQPPPPLPPRSHRKRESSISESPQQARQAPNAPILPPRDGTSPPPLPPRRDLPPVTLPPRLPTTLNPSCSALLARRNSTLENTCSSVVHTRRHMSFNGPSPTKLPPTQPNGSVTPRLPPKPMPGRPPTTMFNFNAPPGSNFKKDAEDARKCSMD
- the LOC122573405 gene encoding protein son of sevenless isoform X3 — protein: MLYQYVEMFSSPASVVGEPSGYDFQKEENAAKWKGVFVNSLRKVLEQVHPSLEARQDALDYVESLILRLLGMLCGHPPPHTPQDVEERVRRTFPTPIDRWALRDARDALEKGKKKSPLVLPVDKIHQLLQKEVLQQKIDLQVSLFVVGVLEYISADILKLAGNYVKNIRHVEISCEDIRVAMCADMVLMDLFYQDDYAEGPQSGLGAVVSQTYEESVRDLIHDERHYLRDLHMIIKVFREEIAKLAQDRTEIETLFSNIMDIYEVTVTLLGSLEDIMEITEEKQTPTVGSCFEELAEAAEFDVYIKYAKDINSLASREVLTNLLSRPEANAALRAAGHGFKEAVKYYLPKLLLQPIWHCFLYFHYIKVLQKRTPNIEDGETLEQVQGLLNPLQMELLQSMASLPKKDTGLRMQSRARRQAALEKTSELQKTVDGWDQRDVGQCCNEFIREDMLWKVSNGRRLTERRALLFDGLLVLCKPSGGKRVSVTVAAVGVVGHPPHQGELRLKERFFIRKVDIIDKEDTEELKNAFEIAPRDHPNVILVAKSVEDKNSWMADLVMLNTKSMLERTLDSILLDEERKHPLRLPPPHLYKFAEQDSPENIVLEARENGGVPLIKGATLVKLVERLTYHIYADPAFVRTFLTTYRSFCSPQELLILLIERFDIPDPSLVYGEEEKSSGCKTTAREDWKRYRKEFCQPVQFRVLNVLRHWVDHHFYDFERDRNLLERLQLFLDTVSGKSMRKWVDSVIKIVQRKCEPSEQRPITFSFERSPPPIEWHLKVPEEEWGILTLHPIELARQLTLLEFELYRTVKPSELVGSVWTKKDKEKTSPNLLKMIKHTTNFTRWLEKTIVEAENLEERVAIVSRTIEIMMVLQDLNNFNGVLAIVSAMGSASVFRLKFTFQQIPARLEKALEEARELNNGHFRKYQEKLRSINPPCVPFFGMYLTNILHIEEGNPDYLRGSPELINFSKRRKVAEITGEIQQYQNQPYCLSVEPRIRHFIENLSPFDPNMKEADISNYLYNKSLEVEPRGCRQPPRVSRKWPDLNLKSPGIKARSLSGKLPAPLQAVASSVRLHDPPPEAPPPELPETPPHASHITVSHIGDHTVFAPVLLGGTAQPPGSPGPLSMSGLSISSPGSSPQLGSPGHLPIPHHQPQNSHFGFNSGTIGVMGALTGMPSSGGSPGAAIPPPPSPSHVPPCQPPPPLPPRSHRKRESSISESPQQARQAPNAPILPPRDGTSPPPLPPRRDLPPVTLPPRLPTTLNPSCSALLARRNSTLENTCSSVVHTRRHMSFNGPSPTKLPPTQPNGSVTPRLPPKPMPGRPPTTMFNFNAPPGSNFKKDAEDARKCSMD
- the LOC122573405 gene encoding protein son of sevenless isoform X1 codes for the protein MKCVLFCRVRDRLYQYVEMFSSPASVVGEPSGYDFQKEENAAKWKGVFVNSLRKVLEQVHPSLEARQDALDYVESLILRLLGMLCGHPPPHTPQDVEERVRRTFPTPIDRWALRDARDALEKGKKKSPLVLPVDKIHQLLQKEVLQQKIDLQVSLFVVGVLEYISADILKLAGNYVKNIRHVEISCEDIRVAMCADMVLMDLFYQDDYAEGPQSGLGAVVSQTYEESVRDLIHDERHYLRDLHMIIKVFREEIAKLAQDRTEIETLFSNIMDIYEVTVTLLGSLEDIMEITEEKQTPTVGSCFEELAEAAEFDVYIKYAKDINSLASREVLTNLLSRPEANAALRAAGHGFKEAVKYYLPKLLLQPIWHCFLYFHYIKVLQKRTPNIEDGETLEQVQGLLNPLQMELLQSMASLPKKDTGLRMQSRARRQAALEKTSELQKTVDGWDQRDVGQCCNEFIREDMLWKVSNGRRLTERRALLFDGLLVLCKPSGGKRVSVTVAAVGVVGHPPHQGELRLKERFFIRKVDIIDKEDTEELKNAFEIAPRDHPNVILVAKSVEDKNSWMADLVMLNTKSMLERTLDSILLDEERKHPLRLPPPHLYKFAEQDSPENIVLEARENGGVPLIKGATLVKLVERLTYHIYADPAFVRTFLTTYRSFCSPQELLILLIERFDIPDPSLVYGEEEKSSGCKTTAREDWKRYRKEFCQPVQFRVLNVLRHWVDHHFYDFERDRNLLERLQLFLDTVSGKSMRKWVDSVIKIVQRKCEPSEQRPITFSFERSPPPIEWHLKVPEEEWGILTLHPIELARQLTLLEFELYRTVKPSELVGSVWTKKDKEKTSPNLLKMIKHTTNFTRWLEKTIVEAENLEERVAIVSRTIEIMMVLQDLNNFNGVLAIVSAMGSASVFRLKFTFQQIPARLEKALEEARELNNGHFRKYQEKLRSINPPCVPFFGMYLTNILHIEEGNPDYLRGSPELINFSKRRKVAEITGEIQQYQNQPYCLSVEPRIRHFIENLSPFDPNMKEADISNYLYNKSLEVEPRGCRQPPRVSRKWPDLNLKSPGIKARSLSGKLPAPLQAVASSVRLHDPPPEAPPPELPETPPHASHITVSHIGDHTVFAPVLLGGTAQPPGSPGPLSMSGLSISSPGSSPQLGSPGHLPIPHHQPQNSHFGFNSGTIGVMGALTGMPSSGGSPGAAIPPPPSPSHVPPCQPPPPLPPRSHRKRESSISESPQQARQAPNAPILPPRDGTSPPPLPPRRDLPPVTLPPRLPTTLNPSCSALLARRNSTLENTCSSVVHTRRHMSFNGPSPTKLPPTQPNGSVTPRLPPKPMPGRPPTTMFNFNAPPGSNFKKDAEDARKCSMD
- the LOC122573405 gene encoding protein son of sevenless isoform X2, giving the protein MKCVLFCRVRDRLYQYVEMFSSPASVVGEPSGYDFQKEENAAKWKGVFVNSLRKVLEQVHPSLEARQDALDYVESLILRLLGMLCGHPPPHTPQDVEERVRRTFPTPIDRWALRDARDALEKGKKKSPLVLPVDKIHQLLQKEVLQQKIDLQVSLFVVGVLEYISADILKLAGNYVKNIRHVEISCEDIRVAMCADMVLMDLFYQDDYAEGPQSGLGAVVSQTYEESVRDLIHDERHYLRDLHMIIKVFREEIAKLAQDRTEIETLFSNIMDIYEVTVTLLGSLEDIMEITEEKQTPTVGSCFEELAEAAEFDVYIKYAKDINSLASREVLTNLLSRPEANAALRAAGHGFKEAVKYYLPKLLLQPIWHCFLYFHYIKVLQKRTPNIEDGETLEQVQGLLNPLQMELLQSMASLPKKDTGLRMQSRARRQAALEKTSELQKTVDGWDQRDVGQCCNEFIREDMLWKVSNGRRLTERRALLFDGLLVLCKPSGGKRVSVTVAAVGVVGHPPHQGELRLKERFFIRKVDIIDKEDTEELKNAFEIAPRDHPNVILVAKSVEDKNSWMADLVMLNTKSMLERTLDSILLDEERKHPLRLPPPHLYKFAEQDSPENIVLEARENGGVPLIKGATLVKLVERLTYHIYADPAFVRTFLTTYRSFCSPQELLILLIERFDIPDPSLVYGEEEKSSGCKTTAREDWKRYRKEFCQPVQFRVLNVLRHWVDHHFYDFERDRNLLERLQLFLDTVSGKSMRKWVDSVIKIVQRKCEPSEQRPITFSFERSPPPIEWHLKVPEEEWGILTLHPIELARQLTLLEFELYRTVKPSELVGSVWTKKDKEKTSPNLLKMIKHTTNFTRWLEKTIVEAENLEERVAIVSRTIEIMMVLQDLNNFNGVLAIVSAMGSASVFRLKFTFQQIPARLEKALEEARELNNGHFRKYQEKLRSINPPCVPFFGMYLTNILHIEEGNPDYLRGSPELINFSKRRKVAEITGEIQQYQNQPYCLSVEPRIRHFIENLSPFDPNMKEADISNYLYNKSLEVEPRGCRQPPRVSRKWPDLNLKSPGIKARSLSGKLPAPLQAVASSVRLHDPPPEAPPPELPETPPHASHITVSHIGDHTVFAPVLLGGSPGPLSMSGLSISSPGSSPQLGSPGHLPIPHHQPQNSHFGFNSGTIGVMGALTGMPSSGGSPGAAIPPPPSPSHVPPCQPPPPLPPRSHRKRESSISESPQQARQAPNAPILPPRDGTSPPPLPPRRDLPPVTLPPRLPTTLNPSCSALLARRNSTLENTCSSVVHTRRHMSFNGPSPTKLPPTQPNGSVTPRLPPKPMPGRPPTTMFNFNAPPGSNFKKDAEDARKCSMD
- the LOC122573405 gene encoding protein son of sevenless isoform X5, whose protein sequence is MCADMVLMDLFYQDDYAEGPQSGLGAVVSQTYEESVRDLIHDERHYLRDLHMIIKVFREEIAKLAQDRTEIETLFSNIMDIYEVTVTLLGSLEDIMEITEEKQTPTVGSCFEELAEAAEFDVYIKYAKDINSLASREVLTNLLSRPEANAALRAAGHGFKEAVKYYLPKLLLQPIWHCFLYFHYIKVLQKRTPNIEDGETLEQVQGLLNPLQMELLQSMASLPKKDTGLRMQSRARRQAALEKTSELQKTVDGWDQRDVGQCCNEFIREDMLWKVSNGRRLTERRALLFDGLLVLCKPSGGKRVSVTVAAVGVVGHPPHQGELRLKERFFIRKVDIIDKEDTEELKNAFEIAPRDHPNVILVAKSVEDKNSWMADLVMLNTKSMLERTLDSILLDEERKHPLRLPPPHLYKFAEQDSPENIVLEARENGGVPLIKGATLVKLVERLTYHIYADPAFVRTFLTTYRSFCSPQELLILLIERFDIPDPSLVYGEEEKSSGCKTTAREDWKRYRKEFCQPVQFRVLNVLRHWVDHHFYDFERDRNLLERLQLFLDTVSGKSMRKWVDSVIKIVQRKCEPSEQRPITFSFERSPPPIEWHLKVPEEEWGILTLHPIELARQLTLLEFELYRTVKPSELVGSVWTKKDKEKTSPNLLKMIKHTTNFTRWLEKTIVEAENLEERVAIVSRTIEIMMVLQDLNNFNGVLAIVSAMGSASVFRLKFTFQQIPARLEKALEEARELNNGHFRKYQEKLRSINPPCVPFFGMYLTNILHIEEGNPDYLRGSPELINFSKRRKVAEITGEIQQYQNQPYCLSVEPRIRHFIENLSPFDPNMKEADISNYLYNKSLEVEPRGCRQPPRVSRKWPDLNLKSPGIKARSLSGKLPAPLQAVASSVRLHDPPPEAPPPELPETPPHASHITVSHIGDHTVFAPVLLGGTAQPPGSPGPLSMSGLSISSPGSSPQLGSPGHLPIPHHQPQNSHFGFNSGTIGVMGALTGMPSSGGSPGAAIPPPPSPSHVPPCQPPPPLPPRSHRKRESSISESPQQARQAPNAPILPPRDGTSPPPLPPRRDLPPVTLPPRLPTTLNPSCSALLARRNSTLENTCSSVVHTRRHMSFNGPSPTKLPPTQPNGSVTPRLPPKPMPGRPPTTMFNFNAPPGSNFKKDAEDARKCSMD